A genomic region of Ornithorhynchus anatinus isolate Pmale09 chromosome 7, mOrnAna1.pri.v4, whole genome shotgun sequence contains the following coding sequences:
- the CD46 gene encoding membrane cofactor protein isoform X1 has protein sequence MGASPTSRRRPARGLGPPPPPLLLLLLLPLLGPPAVHGDCGVPTRLTSAQLKEQFRGQQTFSHGAQVSYECRPGYYNPLRKPFNITCLEDNEWSSISDFCERRSCTNPGTPSHGRVDIPVDVKFGSEIYYTCEEGYKLIGSPISTCELSEGKVGWSEAVPDCETIYCLPPPNIAHGMSSAGDQASYAYGSAVTYKCEPSPRGSDKYSLIGNSTISCTLNSQNEGAWSSEPPRCEVVTCTEPTIANGKIISSYISQYNYGDQVIFECNSGYVLRGQSIVVCEVGDKWSPGIPVCEEEYDLTNLKIPNGKVLNSSRTVKKGDIVMVECDSNYSLEGSRQIKYIGQGNWEPKIPTCTLKLEPSKPPASLPPDVIDKIKKPEVAHGQVFHLFPVVKKGENITIECNAGYTLKGSSQIQYLGGGKWNPDIPTCNFSVVIIIILAGIFLFSAFGLVFFLYQFYNKRKGTYITDECLKEKTGLNYFVPNEDA, from the exons GTGATTGTGGTGTCCCCACAAGGTTAACATCTGCCCAACTCAAGGAACAGTTCAGAGGTCAACAGACATTTTCTCATGGAGCTCAGGTGTCTTATGAATGCCGTCCAGGCTATTACAACCCTTTAAGAAAACCATTTAATATTACTTGTTTAGAGGATAATGAGTGGTCCTCCATCTCTGACTTTTGTGAAA GGAGATCGTGTACAAACCCCGGAACACCATCTCATGGCAGGGTTGACATACCAGTGGACGTCAAATTTGGTTCTGAAATTTATTATACTTGTGAAGAAGG cTATAAATTAATAGGCTCTCCTATCAGCACTTGTGAACTCTCTGAGGGAAAGGTTGGTTGGAGCGAAGCTGTACCAGATTGTGAAA CAATTTATTGTCTTCCACCTCCGAACATCGCCCACGGGATGAGCAGTGCTGGGGACCAGGCTTCTTATGCCTATGGTTCTGCAGTAACTTATAAATGTGAACCCTCGCCAAGAGGTTCTGATAAGTACTCGCTGATTGGAAATTCCACCATTTCCTGTACGCTAAACAGCCAGAATGAGGGAGCTTGGAGCAGTGAACCCCCTCGATGTGAAG tggTCACATGCACAGAACCTACGATCGCCAATGGAAAAATAATATCATCTTATATATCGCAATATAATTATGGAGACCAGGTGATATTCGAATGCAATAGTGGCTATGTGTTGCGAGGCCAAAGTATCGTTGTCTGTGAAGTTGGAGATAAATGGAGCCCTGGCATTCCAGTTTGTGAGGAAG AATACGATCTTACTAACCTGAAAATCCCAAATGGAAAAGTCTTAAACTCATCAAGAACGGTTAAGAAAGGAGATATTGTTATGGTTGAATGTGATTCTAACTACTCATTGGAGGGTAGCAGGCAGATTAAATACATCGGTCAAGGAAATTGGGAACCTAAGATACCAACCTGTACATTGAAGCTTG AACCTTCCAAACCTCCTGCTTCTCTACCTCCAGATGTAATTGATAAGATTAAAAAGCCGGAAGTTGCTCATGGACAGGTTTTTCATCTATTCCCTGTCGTTAAAAAAGGAGAGAATATCACTATTGAATGTAACGCGGGCTACACCTTGAAAGGCAGCAGTCAAATTCAGTATCTTGGTGGTGGTAAATGGAATCCCGATATTCCGACTTGCAATTTCA gtgtggtcattatcattattcttgcaGGTATCTTCTTAT TTTCTGCGTTTGGGCTTGTTTTTTTCTTATACCAGTTCTACAATAAAAGGAAAGG CACATACATAACTGATGAATGCCTCAAAGAAAAAACAGGTTTAAATTATTTTGTACCCAATGAAGACGCTTGA
- the CD46 gene encoding membrane cofactor protein isoform X3 — MGASPTSRRRPARGLGPPPPPLLLLLLLPLLGPPAVHGDCGVPTRLTSAQLKEQFRGQQTFSHGAQVSYECRPGYYNPLRKPFNITCLEDNEWSSISDFCERRSCTNPGTPSHGRVDIPVDVKFGSEIYYTCEEGYKLIGSPISTCELSEGKVGWSEAVPDCETIYCLPPPNIAHGMSSAGDQASYAYGSAVTYKCEPSPRGSDKYSLIGNSTISCTLNSQNEGAWSSEPPRCEVVTCTEPTIANGKIISSYISQYNYGDQVIFECNSGYVLRGQSIVVCEVGDKWSPGIPVCEEEPSKPPASLPPDVIDKIKKPEVAHGQVFHLFPVVKKGENITIECNAGYTLKGSSQIQYLGGGKWNPDIPTCNFSVVIIIILAGIFLFSAFGLVFFLYQFYNKRKGTYITDECLKEKTGLNYFVPNEDA, encoded by the exons GTGATTGTGGTGTCCCCACAAGGTTAACATCTGCCCAACTCAAGGAACAGTTCAGAGGTCAACAGACATTTTCTCATGGAGCTCAGGTGTCTTATGAATGCCGTCCAGGCTATTACAACCCTTTAAGAAAACCATTTAATATTACTTGTTTAGAGGATAATGAGTGGTCCTCCATCTCTGACTTTTGTGAAA GGAGATCGTGTACAAACCCCGGAACACCATCTCATGGCAGGGTTGACATACCAGTGGACGTCAAATTTGGTTCTGAAATTTATTATACTTGTGAAGAAGG cTATAAATTAATAGGCTCTCCTATCAGCACTTGTGAACTCTCTGAGGGAAAGGTTGGTTGGAGCGAAGCTGTACCAGATTGTGAAA CAATTTATTGTCTTCCACCTCCGAACATCGCCCACGGGATGAGCAGTGCTGGGGACCAGGCTTCTTATGCCTATGGTTCTGCAGTAACTTATAAATGTGAACCCTCGCCAAGAGGTTCTGATAAGTACTCGCTGATTGGAAATTCCACCATTTCCTGTACGCTAAACAGCCAGAATGAGGGAGCTTGGAGCAGTGAACCCCCTCGATGTGAAG tggTCACATGCACAGAACCTACGATCGCCAATGGAAAAATAATATCATCTTATATATCGCAATATAATTATGGAGACCAGGTGATATTCGAATGCAATAGTGGCTATGTGTTGCGAGGCCAAAGTATCGTTGTCTGTGAAGTTGGAGATAAATGGAGCCCTGGCATTCCAGTTTGTGAGGAAG AACCTTCCAAACCTCCTGCTTCTCTACCTCCAGATGTAATTGATAAGATTAAAAAGCCGGAAGTTGCTCATGGACAGGTTTTTCATCTATTCCCTGTCGTTAAAAAAGGAGAGAATATCACTATTGAATGTAACGCGGGCTACACCTTGAAAGGCAGCAGTCAAATTCAGTATCTTGGTGGTGGTAAATGGAATCCCGATATTCCGACTTGCAATTTCA gtgtggtcattatcattattcttgcaGGTATCTTCTTAT TTTCTGCGTTTGGGCTTGTTTTTTTCTTATACCAGTTCTACAATAAAAGGAAAGG CACATACATAACTGATGAATGCCTCAAAGAAAAAACAGGTTTAAATTATTTTGTACCCAATGAAGACGCTTGA